TAATGCTGTCTTCTTCCATATCTACGTGTTTCTTCGACCAATCCCCGGTCATATATACGCTGACCGTAACAGTGGATGAAATGCCTTTCTTTTTGTGATCCACCACCCGCTCCACGCCGTCAGGAAGCCCTTCATCTACATGACCTGGGGACGGAATGCTGCTTGGCCCGTCAAAGGTAAACATGCCTACGAAGCATGGGGCAAAAGAAATAGTGGATACCTCCGGTGGTGCGATTCCTGTAAGCAGTTGTAACGCCTGGGGTGCGGGAGCCGTCACTATGCAATGATTTGCGGTGATCCTTTCACCATTTTCAAGTTCCACTTCCAGAGGTCCGTCCCTCCCGTCTCGAATGGAAGAAACCCTGGTGTTCAGTTTGACTGGGATGGACCCTGCCAGTTGTTTCGCGAGGGCATTCATGCCGGCCGTCGATGTGTATCTTGGATAAGGTGTGCCGAACCAGCGTTTCACCCATCCCGCTTCCAGCCACTTCTCTACGTCCTCTTGCAGCTCCGGGGAACGGACCGTGAAGAACTGAGCTCCGTGATCTGCTTTCCCTTCCCCGATCCGCCTGGTGGCAAGCCTGCCACCGACGCTTCTGCTCTTTTCCACTATGAGGACCTCTACACCATTTTCCATCAACGTCCTCGCTGCCATGATACCTGACAGGCCTCCTCCAATGATGATCACTTCGTATGTCTCCATATCTTCTCATCCTCTCTTCCTTTTATTATACGAATTTATTCTGAAAAATTGGAAGGGAGATGACTCCATCCGTCATCTCCCTTTTCCTATGCCAATAATTCTTCTAAATCCTGATACATCTTGTTCCGTTCCTGTTCCTTTTGTTCTTTTTCCTTGTACAGCTCCTGGATGACATCAAGGTCTCCTTGTGAGAGAAGCTTCTCTTCAATGGCAAAGATCTCTTCTTCCACCTTTTCAAGGCCGGCTTCGATTTCTTCCATCGTGCGGGAAGTTTTCACAGGGGTTGCTTGAGGCCCCGCTTGTTTCACCACCTGTACGACGGGCTGTTCCGGCGCGAGTTCAGGCAGCTTTTCCTTCGCCCAGCTGTATGGCCCGTCAAAGAAATAAAGCTCACCCCGGTGGATCCAATAGGTTTTCTTAAACAGCTTATTCAAAAAGTACCGGTCATGGGAGACGGCGAGAATCGTGCCTTTGAAATCCTCCAGGGCATCCTCCAATACTTCCCTTGAATCAATGTCCAGATGATTCGTCGGCTCATCGAGGACCAGGAAGTTGATGTCCTGATGCATAAGCTGGGCAAGTCTGAGCCTCATCTTCTCCCCGCCGCTTAGCTGACCGACCTTCCGGAACACATTCGGTCCATAAAACAGGAACTTCGCGAGGATATGCCGGGCATCCCCTTCCGTCACCGCCACTTCTTCCCTGAACGCATCAATCAACCTGACCGACGGATCGGCGACAGTAAAGTGCTGGGACAGGTAGCCGAGCTTCACATTGCTTCCGAGTTTCACCACGCCATGATCCGCTGACTCCTCCCCGAGGAGCATCTTGATGATCGTTGATTTCCCTGTACCATTTTGACCGACGATCGCTGTGCGGTCCTTAAAATGGACATGGAGGCCGACTTTTTCGAATAAGGTCTTTTCTCCATAGGCTTTCGTCACTTCTTCCATGGAAAAGACGATTTTCCCGCTCCGGTCGGTTTCGTCGAATTCCAGCCCCATCTTCTTCCGGTCCAGGATCGGCCGCTTGATCTTCTCCATCCGTTCCAGTGCACGCTCCATATTCCGTGCCCGCTTGTGCAGGGCTTCATTCGGAGGGTTCGCCTGGTTCGCCCATTCCCTCAGCCTTTTGATGGCCTCCTTCATCTTCTTGATTTTCTTCTGCTGCTCCTGATACGCCTGGAACTCGATCATCAGGCGCTCTTCCTTTTCCTTTACAAATCCGGAGTAGTTCGTATGGTAAATCGTCAGCTCCCCGTCCTCCAGGTCATATACCTTTGTAATGACGTGATCGAGGAAATAGCGGTCATGGGAGATGCAAACCACGGTTCCATCATATTCTTTCAAAAAATCCTCAAGCCACTCCACCGCCCCGATATCCAGATGATTCGTCGGTTCGTCAAGAAGCAGCAGATCCGGCTTCTGGAGGAGGATCAGACCGAGACAAAGCTTTGTCTGCTCCCCGCCGCTGCACGCGTTAAAATCCTTCTCAACCAGTTCCCCAATGGCGAGGCCGTTCACGATCTTCGCAA
The DNA window shown above is from Rossellomorea vietnamensis and carries:
- a CDS encoding NAD(P)/FAD-dependent oxidoreductase — translated: METYEVIIIGGGLSGIMAARTLMENGVEVLIVEKSRSVGGRLATRRIGEGKADHGAQFFTVRSPELQEDVEKWLEAGWVKRWFGTPYPRYTSTAGMNALAKQLAGSIPVKLNTRVSSIRDGRDGPLEVELENGERITANHCIVTAPAPQALQLLTGIAPPEVSTISFAPCFVGMFTFDGPSSIPSPGHVDEGLPDGVERVVDHKKKGISSTVTVSVYMTGDWSKKHVDMEEDSIIAPIQKVAEGFLEKGSRVTGVQLKKWKYAEAEAVVRTPFVEMGHKGRIVLCGDAFLRENDEAGRTRFESAYLSGISAGKRVREKR
- the abc-f gene encoding ribosomal protection-like ABC-F family protein, which produces MIICSAQEISKMFGGHLIFEDLSFEIPERARIGLVGRNGTGKTTIFKLLSGVEAPDKGLIHLKKGAKVGYLAQIPQYKEGTKGIDVLRSAFSELIQIGLRLKELETKMGNERNPDTLNRLLEEYGKLQDQFTLSGGYEIESDIAKIVNGLAIGELVEKDFNACSGGEQTKLCLGLILLQKPDLLLLDEPTNHLDIGAVEWLEDFLKEYDGTVVCISHDRYFLDHVITKVYDLEDGELTIYHTNYSGFVKEKEERLMIEFQAYQEQQKKIKKMKEAIKRLREWANQANPPNEALHKRARNMERALERMEKIKRPILDRKKMGLEFDETDRSGKIVFSMEEVTKAYGEKTLFEKVGLHVHFKDRTAIVGQNGTGKSTIIKMLLGEESADHGVVKLGSNVKLGYLSQHFTVADPSVRLIDAFREEVAVTEGDARHILAKFLFYGPNVFRKVGQLSGGEKMRLRLAQLMHQDINFLVLDEPTNHLDIDSREVLEDALEDFKGTILAVSHDRYFLNKLFKKTYWIHRGELYFFDGPYSWAKEKLPELAPEQPVVQVVKQAGPQATPVKTSRTMEEIEAGLEKVEEEIFAIEEKLLSQGDLDVIQELYKEKEQKEQERNKMYQDLEELLA